The genome window GCGCTGCAGGCCGATGCAGATCCGGTAGGTCACGACGTACGCGATCACCGGACCCACGAAGATCGCGACACGGCCCACCAGTGTGGTCCAGAACAGGCTGATCTGGAAGTTCGCGGAGATCTCGTCGTTGGCGCCCAGCAGCCACAGGATGCCGTAGAACGTGATCCCCGCGGCGCCGATGGCGGTGCGGTGCGGGTTGTTCCGCGGCCGGTCGCACAGGTGGTGCTCCCGGTTGTCACCGGTCACCCACCGTTCGATGAACGGGTAGAGCGCGAGACCGGTGAAGATCAGGCCCATGGGGACCAGCGCCGGGATCAGCACGCTCAGCGCGAGCGTGTGCCCCAGGAAGTTGATCTCCCAGGCCGGCATGAGCCGCAGCGAGCCCTCGAGGAAGCCCATGTAGAAGTCGGGCTGCGAACCGGCGGAGATGTCGGCCGGCGTGTACGGGCCGTACAGCCAGACCGGGTTGATCTGGGCGAAGGTGCCCAGGCCGGCGATGACCGCGAACGTGAACAGGAAGAACGCCCCGGACTTGGCCATGAAGGCCGGGAAGAACGGAGCGCCGACCACGTTGTTCTCCGTCCGGCCCTTCCCGGGCATCTGCGTGTGCTTCTGCACGAACATGATGATCAGGTGCGCCGCGATGAGCGCGAGCAGCAGGCCCGGGATGAGCAGGATGTGGATCGTGTAGAACCGCGAGATCACATCGTGGCCGGGGTACTCACCGCCGAAGAGGAAGAACATCAGGTAGGTGCCCACGACCGGGATCGCGAGCATGACGCCCTCCGTGATCCGCAGACCCGCACCGGAGAGCAGGTCGTCGGGGAGGGAGTACCCGGTGAGGCCCTCGGCCATGGCGAGGGTGAGGAGCACCAGCCCGATGAGCCAGTTGACCTCGCGCGGCTTGCGGTACGCCCCGGTGAAGAAGACCCGGAGCATGTGCACGATCATGCCGGCCACGAAGAGCAGCGCCGCCCAGTGGTGGATCTGCCGGACCAGCAGGCCGCCCCGCACGTCGAAGGAGAGGTGCAGGGTCGACTGGTAGGCCTCCGACATCTTCACGCCCACCAGCGGGGCGTAGCTGCCGTTGTACGTCACCTCCGCCATGCTGGGCTTGAACCAGAAGGTCAGGAAGGTTCCGCTCAGCAGGAGGATGATGAACGAGTAGAGCGCGATCTCGCCGAGCAGGAACGACC of Thermobispora bispora DSM 43833 contains these proteins:
- a CDS encoding cytochrome b translates to MNAPPKALAGVSEFVDDRFGAGSFLKKYMRKIFPDHWSFLLGEIALYSFIILLLSGTFLTFWFKPSMAEVTYNGSYAPLVGVKMSEAYQSTLHLSFDVRGGLLVRQIHHWAALLFVAGMIVHMLRVFFTGAYRKPREVNWLIGLVLLTLAMAEGLTGYSLPDDLLSGAGLRITEGVMLAIPVVGTYLMFFLFGGEYPGHDVISRFYTIHILLIPGLLLALIAAHLIIMFVQKHTQMPGKGRTENNVVGAPFFPAFMAKSGAFFLFTFAVIAGLGTFAQINPVWLYGPYTPADISAGSQPDFYMGFLEGSLRLMPAWEINFLGHTLALSVLIPALVPMGLIFTGLALYPFIERWVTGDNREHHLCDRPRNNPHRTAIGAAGITFYGILWLLGANDEISANFQISLFWTTLVGRVAIFVGPVIAYVVTYRICIGLQRKDAEILAHGMESGIIKRLPSGGYIEVHTTPPEELTEQIRAKKEIPILEAGPDGEGVPPKEARSALGRLRLKMSKAYGTDHVPLEEAAHHEGEEEHAAVGTGDRKQLH